Proteins found in one Leptidea sinapis chromosome 23, ilLepSina1.1, whole genome shotgun sequence genomic segment:
- the LOC126971244 gene encoding uncharacterized protein LOC126971244, whose product MSIALILLSFALVPSAVGVCGDDIMWSHQVNIDDVYGIWYGVGYAQHNPDMTNRPNDVGCVTLYISDASEEFVTRDNMWELTMQHKNNTDQNWRSSKSNPWSHNSLAGSWLDIRLKRRAKRHVSSQKRIRVLWDEDGHTMEQVYLYYLEEPGFWTADTSTTWEREMSSRGIEVWYPDDPPRHPDIIRLLKVTPYTLILNHCSEIGDGGIFSLVLRRSPSRVERWEWYDYQRQFYSFSLPNVYRYSAVCSSCVNICSLILIMLNFIAILVSGQL is encoded by the exons ATGTCTATTGCACTCATTCTATTGAGTTTCGCTTTAGTTCCGTCTGCAGTAGGCGTCTGCGGAGACGATATTATGTGGTCACATCAAGTTAATATCGATGACGTGTACGGAATTTGGTATGGTGTGGGTTACGCCCAACATAATCCAGATATGACTAACCGGCCAAATGATGTAGGCTGTGTCACTTTGTACATATCAGATGCAAGCGAGGAGTTTGTTACCAGGGATAATATGTGGGAATTAACT atgcaacacaaaaataacacaGACCAAAATTGGCGTTCTTCCAAAAGCAATCCTTGGTCTCATAACTCTCTCGCCGGATCCTGGTTGGACATCAGGTTAAAGAGACGAGCTAAAAGACATGTTTCGAGCCAGAAAAGGATTCGAGTGCTTTGGGATGAAGATGGCCATACGATGGAGCAAGTATACCTTTATTACTTGGAAGAGCCTGGCTTCTGGACGGCTGATACGTCAACCACATGGGAAAGGGAGATGTCTTCAAGAGGCATAG AAGTTTGGTATCCTGATGATCCCCCGCGGCATCCCGACATCATCAGACTACTGAAAGTGACTCCCTACACTCTCATTTTAAACCACTGCTCTGAGATCGGTGATGGTGGCATATTCTCTCTAGTATTACGCCGATCTCCTTCCAGGGTTGAACGATGGGAGTGGTATGATTACCAACGACAGTTTTACAGTTTTTCTCTCCCCAATGTATACCGGTATTCAGCTGTTTGTTCCAGTTGCGTAAATATTTGCTCactgattttgataatgttAAACTTTATTGCCATTTTAGTTTCTGGTCAGTTGTGA
- the LOC126971246 gene encoding uncharacterized protein LOC126971246 isoform X1, producing MECQIFIWFFFATFGITNCYSNNNYYFENHKYCDDLSPYYGEINLDQISGVWYGVEKIPHTKGEYRVEHTNECFYIDIKELYIQPTPPTPYPPLTNSPYVNRAYGYQEQFRIRHFVLEWHEGMWQDDYHVKVNTSHKGFWPTDVPNGSVDKMYRFFGGVIQVLRVSHSYLVLNFCMRLPHSQLYSVVLSRNENQLTPQDLASIHNIFSIKNLSTSALKRVCENSAVASKLSISLLIFVSAVWKIAGNLRIYH from the exons ATGGAGTGCCAAATATTTATATGGTTCTTTTTCGCAACGTTTGGAATCACAAATTGTTATTCGAATAATAACTACTATTTTGAAAACCACAAGTATTGTGATGATTTGTCCCCTTACTATGGTGAAATAAATTTGGATCAAATATCCGGGGTTTGGTATGGGGTAGAAAAAATACCACACACAAAGGGCGAATATAGAGTCGAACATACAAATGAATGTTTCTACATTGATATAAAGGAACTCTATATACAG CCCACGCCACCAACACCATATCCACCGTTGACTAATTCGCCGTACGTGAACCGTGCTTACGGTTATCAGGAACAATTCAGAATCAGACACTTCGTTCTAGAATGGCACGAGGGAATGTGGCAAGACGACTACCATGTCAAAGTCAACACCTCTCACAAAGGATTCTGGCCGACGGATGTTCCTAATGgat CTGTTGACAAGATGTATCGGTTCTTCGGCGGAGTGATTCAAGTATTGAGGGTGTCCCACAGCTACTTGGTTCTCAACTTCTGCATGCGTCTCCCACACTCCCAGCTGTACAGCGTGGTGCTCTCCAGAAACGAAAACCAGTTAACACCTCAAGATCTTGCCAGCATTCACAacatattttcaatcaaaaatctaTCCACATCCGCCCTTAAACGTGTCTGTGAAAACTCTGCTGTTGCTTCAAAACTATCTATTTCACTATTAATTTTCGTATCCGCCGTTTGGAAAATAGCTGGAAATTTAAGAATTTATCACTAG
- the LOC126971246 gene encoding uncharacterized protein LOC126971246 isoform X2 has product MYFIFALFCTFTITSAIDVRFCPNLHPVHDFDEEAVLGMWYIHEYIYHKENITNTEYNPYCPIIQIRKFEDYVSGGLINGDLPTPPTPYPPLTNSPYVNRAYGYQEQFRIRHFVLEWHEGMWQDDYHVKVNTSHKGFWPTDVPNGSVDKMYRFFGGVIQVLRVSHSYLVLNFCMRLPHSQLYSVVLSRNENQLTPQDLASIHNIFSIKNLSTSALKRVCENSAVASKLSISLLIFVSAVWKIAGNLRIYH; this is encoded by the exons ATGTACTTTATATTTGcattgttttgtacttttacaATAACATCAGCTATTGATGTTCGATTCTGTCCCAATTTGCATCCTGTCCACGATTTTGACGAAGAAGCAGTTTTGGGCATGTGGTATATTCACGAGTACATATACCACAAAGAGAACATTACAAACACTGAGTACAATCCCTATTGTCCTATTATACAAATTCGCAAGTTTGAAGATTATGTCAGCGGTGGATTAATTAATGGTGATCTG CCCACGCCACCAACACCATATCCACCGTTGACTAATTCGCCGTACGTGAACCGTGCTTACGGTTATCAGGAACAATTCAGAATCAGACACTTCGTTCTAGAATGGCACGAGGGAATGTGGCAAGACGACTACCATGTCAAAGTCAACACCTCTCACAAAGGATTCTGGCCGACGGATGTTCCTAATGgat CTGTTGACAAGATGTATCGGTTCTTCGGCGGAGTGATTCAAGTATTGAGGGTGTCCCACAGCTACTTGGTTCTCAACTTCTGCATGCGTCTCCCACACTCCCAGCTGTACAGCGTGGTGCTCTCCAGAAACGAAAACCAGTTAACACCTCAAGATCTTGCCAGCATTCACAacatattttcaatcaaaaatctaTCCACATCCGCCCTTAAACGTGTCTGTGAAAACTCTGCTGTTGCTTCAAAACTATCTATTTCACTATTAATTTTCGTATCCGCCGTTTGGAAAATAGCTGGAAATTTAAGAATTTATCACTAG